From Pseudorasbora parva isolate DD20220531a chromosome 25, ASM2467924v1, whole genome shotgun sequence, one genomic window encodes:
- the ehf gene encoding ETS homologous factor isoform X1, whose amino-acid sequence MVLQASGVMSIPATVSVDNQLPASWTAHYNCADVSMVTSSYTSRLWSQDLHPQNWTKYQVWEWLQQTLDMHQIDATSIPFQNFDLDGRQLCNMSFQDFTRAAGSVGSILFQSLTDLKWNGQYGQTDMFIPGDIKTEIEADFPCSLLPFKEEPSFYSTSEMFDIKSSFQPNAILTSPAPSSPDPKRSQVKRHNPRGTHLWEFIRDILLNPERNPGLIKWEDRSEGVFRFLKSEAVAQLWGKKKNNSSMTYEKLSRAMRYYYKREILERVDGRRLVYKFGRNARGWRESEK is encoded by the exons ATGGTCCTTCAGGCCAGCGGTGTCATGAGTATCCCAGCTACTGTGAGTGTCGACAACCAGCTTCCTGCTTCCTGGACGGCCCACTACAACTGTGCTGATG TTTCCATGGTAACATCTAGTTACACAAGCCGGCTCTGGTCTCAGGATCTCCACCCACAGAACTGGACCAAGTACCAGGTGTGGGAATGGCTCCAACAAACGCTGGACATGCACCAAATTGACGCCACCAGCATTCCCTTCCAGAACTTTGATCTTGACGGGAGGCAACTGTGCAACATGAGCTTCCAAGACTTCACCCGGGCGGCCGGATCAGTAGGATCTATACTTTTCCAGAGCCTGACTGACCTCAAGTGGAATG GTCAGTATGGTCAAACAGATATGTTTATACCCGGggacattaaaacagaaatagagG CAGATTTCCCATGTTCACTGCTCCCCTTCAAGGAAGAACCCAGCTTTTACAGCACTTCAG AAATGTTTGATATCAAAAGCTCATTCCAGCCCAACGCCATATTGACCTCACCAGCTCCCTCAAGTCCAG ATCCCAAACGGTCACAAGTCAAAAGACACA ATCCTCGTGGGACGCACCTGTGGGAGTTCATCCGAGACATCCTCCTGAACCCCGAGCGTAACCCTGGCCTAATCAAATGGGAGGATCGCTCCGAGGGGGTTTTCCGCTTCCTTAAGTCGGAAGCTGTGGCTCAGCTTTGGGGCAAGAAGAAAAATAACAGCAGTATGACCTACGAGAAACTCAGTCGAGCCATGAG GTATTATTATAAACGAGAGATCCTGGAACGGGTGGATGGACGTAGACTTGTCTATAAGTTTGGTCGAAACGCTCGAGGCTGGAGAGAGTCTGAAAAGTGA
- the ehf gene encoding ETS homologous factor isoform X2: protein MVLQASGVMSIPATVSVDNQLPASWTAHYNCADVSMVTSSYTSRLWSQDLHPQNWTKYQVWEWLQQTLDMHQIDATSIPFQNFDLDGRQLCNMSFQDFTRAAGSVGSILFQSLTDLKWNGQYGQTDMFIPGDIKTEIEDFPCSLLPFKEEPSFYSTSEMFDIKSSFQPNAILTSPAPSSPDPKRSQVKRHNPRGTHLWEFIRDILLNPERNPGLIKWEDRSEGVFRFLKSEAVAQLWGKKKNNSSMTYEKLSRAMRYYYKREILERVDGRRLVYKFGRNARGWRESEK, encoded by the exons ATGGTCCTTCAGGCCAGCGGTGTCATGAGTATCCCAGCTACTGTGAGTGTCGACAACCAGCTTCCTGCTTCCTGGACGGCCCACTACAACTGTGCTGATG TTTCCATGGTAACATCTAGTTACACAAGCCGGCTCTGGTCTCAGGATCTCCACCCACAGAACTGGACCAAGTACCAGGTGTGGGAATGGCTCCAACAAACGCTGGACATGCACCAAATTGACGCCACCAGCATTCCCTTCCAGAACTTTGATCTTGACGGGAGGCAACTGTGCAACATGAGCTTCCAAGACTTCACCCGGGCGGCCGGATCAGTAGGATCTATACTTTTCCAGAGCCTGACTGACCTCAAGTGGAATG GTCAGTATGGTCAAACAGATATGTTTATACCCGGggacattaaaacagaaatagagG ATTTCCCATGTTCACTGCTCCCCTTCAAGGAAGAACCCAGCTTTTACAGCACTTCAG AAATGTTTGATATCAAAAGCTCATTCCAGCCCAACGCCATATTGACCTCACCAGCTCCCTCAAGTCCAG ATCCCAAACGGTCACAAGTCAAAAGACACA ATCCTCGTGGGACGCACCTGTGGGAGTTCATCCGAGACATCCTCCTGAACCCCGAGCGTAACCCTGGCCTAATCAAATGGGAGGATCGCTCCGAGGGGGTTTTCCGCTTCCTTAAGTCGGAAGCTGTGGCTCAGCTTTGGGGCAAGAAGAAAAATAACAGCAGTATGACCTACGAGAAACTCAGTCGAGCCATGAG GTATTATTATAAACGAGAGATCCTGGAACGGGTGGATGGACGTAGACTTGTCTATAAGTTTGGTCGAAACGCTCGAGGCTGGAGAGAGTCTGAAAAGTGA